From the Leguminivora glycinivorella isolate SPB_JAAS2020 chromosome 15, LegGlyc_1.1, whole genome shotgun sequence genome, one window contains:
- the LOC125234046 gene encoding lipase 1-like, translating into MKLTLAYIVVAILVPSNCIRTTLPEDARLNFTQLGAKYGHSVEEHEVITEDGYILTIFHVKGRRKTPVLLLHGVADTADCYILRGKISMVISLANAGYDVWAGNVRGNKYCRRHLKLNPDKDKKFWDFTFHDTGIYDVPAMIDYILKTTGEKKLQTIGHSQGTTVQFVLLSKRPEYNEKIKLFIGMAPVTFLTDLIEPLSTIASIAPMLRGLIESLGMEETFPDNSFMTKFVRAICSQDFLSYELCFLWTSFYFVGFDIKRFDKEFGKIVVGHYPNHTSRKNLEHSIQLFLSKRFCEFDYGPAENLKRYGYIVPPDYNLRKVKAKVALLVGENDPLSRIKDVAIMRSLLPNVVKYHVMEDRIWNHVDFTWANDLPVTLYPILFQLLDKYD; encoded by the coding sequence ATGAAACTCACTTTAGCGTACATAGTAGTGGCTATTTTAGTACCGTCAAATTGTATACGTACAACTTTGCCTGAAGATGCACGGCTCAATTTTACTCAACTCGGTGCGAAATATGGGCATTCAGTTGAAGAACATGAAGTGATAACTGAAGATGGgtatattttaacaatattcCATGTTAAAGGAAGAAGGAAAACCCCAGTGTTGCTGCTTCATGGAGTTGCAGACACTGCCGATTGCTACATATTGAGAGGAAAGATATCAATGGTAATATCATTGGCAAATGCAGGTTATGACGTCTGGGCAGGCAATGTCAGAGGAAACAAGTATTGCCGGAGACACCTCAAACTGAATCCAGATAAAGACAAAAAATTCTGGGACTTTACGTTCCATGACACAGGCATTTATGACGTCCCGGCTATGATCGACTACATTCTTAAAACGACTGGAGAAAAGAAGCTGCAGACAATTGGACATTCGCAAGGAACTACTGTACAATTTGTGTTATTGTCTAAAAGACCTGAATATAACGAGAAGATAAAGCTTTTCATCGGAATGGCACCAGTAACGTTCTTAACAGATTTGATAGAACCATTATCAACTATTGCTAGTATAGCTCCAATGCTGCGTGGACTTATAGAATCTTTAGGCATGGAAGAAACCTTCCCTGATAACTCTTTCATGACCAAATTTGTAAGAGCTATCTGCAGTCAAGATTTCCTCAGCTACGAATTATGCTTCCTATGGACAAGCTTTTACTTCGTCGGATTCGATATCAAGCGCTTCGATAAAGAATTCGGTAAAATCGTCGTTGGACACTACCCGAATCATACTTCACGGAAAAATCTAGAACATTCTATACAGCTATTTCTTAGTAAGAGATTTTGTGAATTCGACTATGGTCCGGCGGAAAATTTGAAACGTTACGGCTATATAGTTCCACCAGACTATAATTTGAGAAAAGTGAAAGCAAAAGTGGCATTGTTAGTTGGTGAAAATGATCCGTTATCCAGGATAAAAGATGTAGCGATTATGAGATCACTTTTACCGAATGTAGTTAAGTATCATGTAATGGAAGATAGGATTTGGAATCATGTTGATTTTACTTGGGCCAATGATTTGCCTGTTACTttgtatccaattttatttcaacTATTGGATAAATATGACTAA
- the LOC125234166 gene encoding lipase 1-like: MTQIFFLIFVSICLPTYSLLRNTLPEDGRLNFTALGAKYGHPVEEHEVTTEDGYILTFFHIKGKIKPPVFIIHGIADTADTFIIRGKTSLVIALADAGHDVWLANYRGNKYGRRHLKLNPDKDLKFWDFSLHEVGYYDLPAMIDYILQHTGEKKIQTIGHSQGVTTQFVLLSKRPEYNEKIEIMVGLAPVAFLSDVRFPVSLIAQFGPMLGEVFKAIGVEETFPEKSSTTALVRFICSQDVFSYEMCFLLFGFHFVGFDTKRFEPSFLKVLMGHYPGGTSRKNFMHVNQLVLSKRFCEFDYGPKGNLEHYGYIVPPDYNLHKVTTKVALFVGENDVLCTIKDVDMLRTNLPNVVHYHVMEDKVWNHIDFTLGNDMNVTLFPHIFKLLNKLNK, encoded by the coding sequence atgacgcaaatattttttctaatctTCGTGAGCATTTGTCTCCCAACATACTCTTTACTACGAAATACTTTACCTGAAGATGGAAGACTTAATTTTACGGCCCTCGGTGCCAAATATGGACATCCAGTTGAAGAACACGAAGTAACTACTGAAGACGGCTACATATTGACCTTCTTTCATATTAAAGGgaaaataaaaccgcctgtTTTTATTATCCATGGAATCGCTGATACGgcagacacttttattattagaGGAAAGACATCATTAGTAATAGCATTAGCAGATGCAGGTCATGACGTCTGGTTAGCGAATTACAGAGGAAATAAATACGGCCGACGTCATCTTAAGCTGAATCCAGACAAAGACTTGAAATTCTGGGACTTTAGTCTTCACGAAGTTGGTTACTACGATCTTCCAGCTATGATAGATTACATTCTGCAACATACTGGAGAAAAGAAGATACAAACAATTGGACATTCGCAAGGAGTAACGACACAGTTCGTGCTTTTGTCAAAAAGACCAGAATATAATGAGAAGATTGAAATTATGGTTGGATTAGCACCAGTGGCTTTTTTGAGTGATGTGAGATTCCCAGTGTCTCTCATTGCGCAATTTGGACCTATGCTTGGTGAAGTTTTTAAAGCTATAGGTGTAGAAGAAACGTTTCCGGAGAAATCATCAACGACTGCATTAGTAAGATTCATTTGTAGTCAAGATGTGTTCAGCTACGAAATGTGCTTTCTATTATTTGGCTTCCATTTCGTTGGGTTTGATACAAAGCGCTTTGAACcgagttttttaaaggttcttATGGGGCACTACCCAGGAGGAACATCGAGAAAAAATTTCATGCATGTCAACCAGTTAGTCTTAAGTAAAAGATTTTGTGAATTTGACTACGGCCCTAAAGGCAACCTAGAACATTACGGTTATATAGTACCGCCCgattataatttacataaagTGACTACAAAAGTTGCGTTGTTCGTTGGGGAAAACGATgtattatgtacaataaaaGATGTAGATATGCTACGTACCAACTTACCTAATGTAGTACACTACCATGTTATGGAAGATAAAGTCTGGAATCATATAGATTTTACTTTAGGTAATGATATGAATGTAACACTGTTTCcgcatatatttaaattgttgaataaattaaataaatga
- the LOC125234167 gene encoding lipase 1-like, translating into MKTIIRSLNGYPVEEHDVITEDGYILTMFHIKGKRKQPVFIFHGIADSADIFIIRGKTSLVIVLANAGYDVWVGNARGNKYGRRHVKLDADKHLDFWNFSFHEIGVYDLPAMIDYILQHTGEKKLQTIGHSQGTTTHYVLLSQRPEYNKKIELFIALAPVAFLADISPPVSTIAQFGPMLSEAFKSIGVEHVFPEKSPVTNFLRFVCSQDILSYEICFLLSGFYLVGFDTKRFEPEFLKVFIGHYPGGTSRKNLMHVNQLVFNKRFCEFDYGPKGNLDHYTYLVPPDYNLYKVTAKVALFVGENDALSKVKDVEIQRMMLPNIVYYHIMEDKTWNHIDFTVGNDMNVTLFPYIFKLLEKYK; encoded by the exons atgaagACAATCATCAGGAGTCTTA ACGGATATCCAGTCGAAGAACATGACGTCATCACTGAAGATGGATACATATTGACGATGTTTCACATAAAGGGAAAAAGAAAACAACCCGTTTTTATATTCCATGGGATCGCTGATTCTGCCGATATATTTATCATTCGAGGAAAAACGTCTTTGGTGATAGTTTTAGCAAATGCAGGGTACGACGTTTGGGTGGGGAATGCAAGGGGAAACAAATATGGCCGACGACATGTAAAATTAGACGCTGATAAACACCTTGATTTTTGGAACTTCAGTTTTCACGAAATTGGTGTTTACGATCTACCTGCTATGATAGACTATATTCTACAACACACTGGAGAGAAAAAGCTGCAAACTATTGGACACTCACAAGGAACCACTACACACTACGTCCTGTTGTCGCAGCGGCCAGAATACAATAAGAagattgaattatttattgcctTAGCCCCTGTGGCATTTTTGGCAGACATAAGCCCACCAGTGTCGACCATTGCACAATTTGGACCTATGCTATCAGAAGCTTTCAAATCTATAGGCGTTGAACACGTTTTTCCTGAAAAATCACCCGTGACCAACTTTTTGAGATTCGTCTGCAGTCAAGACATATTAAGTTATGAAATATGCTTTCTGTTATCTGGCTTTTATTTGGTTGGATTTGATACAAAACGTTTTGAACCGGAGTTCTTGAAAGTGTTTATAGGACACTATCCTGGAGGAACTTCAAGGAAgaatttaatgcatgttaatcaGCTTGTGTTCAACAAAAGGTTTTGTGAATTTGACTATGGACCTAAAGGGAACTTAGACCACTATACTTACCTTGTGCCTCCGGACTATAACTTGTATAAAGTCACTGCAAAAGTTGCATTGTTCGTTGGTGAAAATGATGCTCTATCTAAGGTAAAAGACGTGGAAATACAACGAATGATGTTACCTAATATAGTGTATTACCATATCATGGAAGACAAAACTTGGAATCATATAGATTTTACTGTGGGCAATGATATGAACGTTACACTGTttccatatatatttaaattattagagAAATACAAGTGA
- the LOC125233937 gene encoding lipase 1-like translates to MTLRVMLIVIAVNSVVSNALFIPRSLPEDALLNFTGLSEKYGHKAEEYSVVTEDGYILTLFHIPGTRKPPVLLLHGIHDTADTFILRGKKSLAITLANNGYDVWAGNTRGNKYGRRHIKLNPDTDPAFWNYSFHEHGVHDLAAITDFILNATGEQSLQSIGHSEGTTDHFVLASQKPEYNNKFKLFIALAPVAFLSNLISPVSAVTELGPLLNQVLLSLKIEELISEKGIEKNILQLICNKEDIGYELCFKGVILQGAGYDPKGIEPKFFPTILGHYPAAGSRKSLLHYDQVALSKRFALFDYGPEENKKRYGFIVPPDYNLRQVIMKTALIVGKNDNLSRVRDVEYLRFLLPNIVEYHLMRQKRWNHLDFVWGNDLPETLFPQILSLLEKYR, encoded by the coding sequence ATGACGCTACGTGTTATGTTAATAGTGATCGCAgtgaacagtgttgtatctaacGCACTATTCATACCAAGATCTTTGCCTGAAGACGCACTTCTTAACTTTACTGGACTTAGTGAAAAATATGGACATAAAGCTGAAGAATATAGTGTTGTAACTGAAGACGGTTATATTCTGACACTGTTTCATATACCAGGAACGAGGAAACCACCGGTTTTACTGTTACACGGCATACATGATACAGCAGACACTTTTATTTTAAGAGGAAAAAAATCTTTAGCAATCACGTTAGCGAATAACGGTTACGATGTTTGGGCAGGAAATACTAGAGGAAATAAATACGGCAGGCGACATATCAAACTTAATCCAGATACAGACCCGGCGTTCTGGAACTATTCATTCCATGAACATGGAGTACATGATCTTGCTGCTATAACTGACTTTATTTTAAACGCAACGGGAGAACAGAGTTTACAAAGCATCGGACACTCAGAAGGAACGACGGATCATTTTGTATTAGCATCGCAAAAGCCTGAATACAATAACAAATTTAAACTCTTCATAGCACTAGCTCCTGTAGCTTTCCTAAGCAATTTAATATCTCCCGTGTCTGCAGTAACTGAATTGGGTCCTTTGTTAAATCAAGTATTACTTTCCTTGAAAATCGAAGAATTGATCTCTGAGAAGGGAATCGAGAAAAATATCTTGCAACTGATCTGCAATAAGGAAGACATCGGTTACGAGTTGTGTTTTAAAGGAGTTATATTGCAAGGCGCAGGTTATGATCCTAAAGGTATCGAGCCGAAGTTTTTTCCGACTATTTTAGGACATTATCCCGCTGCAGGTTCAAGGAAAAGTTTGCTACATTATGATCAAGTAGCTCTAAGCAAACGCTTCGCCCTTTTTGACTATGGTCCTGAAGAGAATAAGAAACGTTATGGATTCATAGTGCCTCCTGATTATAATCTTCGGCAGGTTATTATGAAAACAGCTCTTATAGTCGGGAAAAATGACAACTTGTCCAGAGTTCGAGACGTGGAATATTTACGCTTCCTTCTTCCGAATATTGTGGAGTATCATTTGATGAGGCAAAAAAGGTGGAACCATTTAGATTTTGTTTGGGGTAATGATCTGCCGGAGACCTTGTTTCCTCAAATATTATCGTTATTAGAGAAATATAGGTGA
- the LOC125234045 gene encoding lipase 1-like, translating to MKMRRLCILYFCVLTKATTLFPSEISEDANLNFTGLAKKYGHPAEEYEVVTEDGYILTLFHIPGKKSTPLLLMHGTGDHADSFLLRGKASLVITLAEANYDIWVGNLRGNKYARRHVNLNPDEDPEFWDFSFHETGLYDLPATIDYVLNATGKENLKLIGHSQGTTINFVLLSSKPEYNDKIKLLIALAPVAFLNNLTPPVSTLIEAGPLIDEFSRNLGIEEIPSKKIPVPKFNNLKCRGGSKDHILCIFLGVFYSIFFDPKTIEPEFFQILTGHYPGNTSRKTLVHYNQIALRKIFSCFDYGVEENIKRYGGELPTEYDLKKVTVKTALLVGRADRLATVQNAELLRKLLPNVVLFHIMKPKTWNHIDFIWRNDMNVYLFPTILTLLEKYD from the coding sequence ATGAAAATGAGGAGGCTGTGTATCTTATACTTTTGTGTATTGACAAAAGCAACCACTTTATTTCCGTCAGAAATATCTGAAGACGCAAATTTAAATTTCACTGGTCTGGCAAAGAAATATGGGCACCCTGCCGAAGAATATGAAGTGGTCACTGAAGATGGATATATCCTTACTTTATTCCATATTCCTGGGAAAAAGTCAACTCCTCTGCTTCTCATGCACGGGACAGGAGATCACGCTGACAGTTTCTTATTAAGAGGAAAAGCATCTCTTGTAATCACATTAGCAGAAGCTAATTATGACATTTGGGTTGGAAATTTGAGAGGAAACAAATACGCTCGGAGACATGTTAACTTAAACCCAGATGAAGATCCCGAGTTTTGGGATTTCAGTTTCCATGAAACCGGACTTTATGACCTACCAGCGACTATCGATTATGTTTTAAATGCAACAGGAAAAGAAAACTTGAAACTAATAGGTCACTCACAGGGAACCACGATTAACTTCGTGCTTTTATCTTCAAAACCGGAATACAATGATAAGATTAAACTGCTAATAGCATTGGCTCCAGTCGCTTTTTTGAACAACCTAACACCACCAGTGTCAACTCTTATAGAAGCAGGACCACTAATCGACGAATTTTCTAGAAATCTAGGAATAGAAGAGATTCCTAGTAAAAAAATACCAGTGCCAAAGTTCAACAATTTAAAATGTAGAGGAGGATCAAAGGACCACATACTGTGCATATTTTTAGGAGTGTTTTATTCAATTTTCTTTGATCCCAAGACGATTGAGCCTGAGTTTTTCCAAATTCTTACAGGGCATTACCCTGGCAACACTTCACGGAAAACCCTTGTTCACTATAACCAAATAGCATTGCGGaaaattttttcatgttttgatTACGGTGTTGAAGAAAACATTAAGCGTTACGGAGGGGAATTGCCTACTGAGTATGATTTGAAAAAAGTGACAGTTAAAACTGCATTACTGGTCGGAAGAGCAGATCGCCTAGCAACAGTACAGAACGCAGAGCTACTACGGAAATTGCTTCCTAATGTTGTTTTGTTCCACATAATGAAACCCAAAACGTGGAATCATATCGATTTTATTTGGAGAAACGACATGAATGTGTATCTGTTTCCTACTATATTAACGCTACTAGAAAAGTATGACTGA
- the LOC125234164 gene encoding lipase 1-like: protein MLSVVMFLTIVSVSSSVLSEKSTSGDAALNFTELGFKYGHSVEEHDVVTEDGYILTLFHIPGKTKGPVLLMHGLFDSADTFIIRGNLSLIITLANKGYDVWVGNTRGNKYGRRHKYLDPDAGPKFWDFSFHEAGYYDLAALVDFVIESTGDKSIRTIGHSQGTAIHFVLLSTRPEYNKKIKGFIALAPIAFLSNLIPPVSKMAKAWPVINKFLERSGVDELAQDRSAATELTRLLCSQGLIAYDVCYVLFSSPIIGFDPVRVEPEFWEVVMGYSPTSTSRKTFVHFAQLSTEKRFAQYDYGTVRNIRVYRSLIPPNYDLSKVTTKISLIASGNDNLSRLKDVDILRTMLPIEPKYYVMEPMLWNHVDFIWANDMQDFQ from the coding sequence ATGTTGTCTGTGGTAATGTTTCTAACCATCGTATCAGTTTCGTCTTCAGTTTTATCAGAGAAATCAACATCTGGAGACGCCGCATTGAATTTTACTGAACTTGGATTTAAATATGGCCATTCTGTCGAAGAACACGACGTGGTCACTGAAGACGGatatattttaactttattcCACATCCCTGGAAAGACAAAAGGGCCTGTTCTCCTAATGCATGGACTATTTGATTCTGCTGACACATTCATTATAAGAGGAAATTTATCGTTAATAATTACCTTGGCTAATAAAGGTTATGACGTGTGGGTTGGAAATACAAGGGGCAATAAATATGGCCGGAGACATAAATATTTAGATCCTGATGCAGGACCAAAGTTCTGGGACTTCAGTTTCCATGAAGCTGGTTACTACGATTTGGCTGCTTTAGTTGACTTTGTCATAGAATCTACAGGTGATAAAAGCATAAGGACAATAGGGCATTCTCAAGGGACTGCGATACATTTTGTCCTTTTGTCAACAAGGCCTGAATATAACAAAAAGATCAAAGGATTCATCGCTCTGGCACCTATTGCATTCCTTAGCAACCTAATCCCACCAGTTTCAAAAATGGCGAAGGCATGGCCGGTCATAAACAAGTTTTTGGAAAGATCAGGGGTAGATGAGTTAGCCCAAGATCGTTCTGCAGCTACTGAACTCACTCGGTTATTATGCAGTCAGGGCTTAATAGCGTACGATGTCTGTTATGTACTCTTCTCTTCGCCAATTATCGGTTTCGATCCTGTAAGGGTTGAACCTGAGTTTTGGGAAGTTGTAATGGGATACTCGCCAACTTCTACTAGTAGAAAAACTTTCGTGCATTTCGCTCAACTTTCTACTGAGAAAAGATTTGCTCAATATGATTATGGCACTGTAAGAAATATCAGAGTGTACCGAAGTCTAATTCCACCGAACTATGATTTGAGTAAAGTTACTACAAAGATCTCTTTGATTGCTAGTGGGAACGATAATCTATCCAGATTAAAagatgtagatattttaagaacaaTGTTACCTATTGAGCCCAAATATTATGTAATGGAACCTATGCTATGGAATCATGTTGATTTTATATGGGCAAATGACATGCAAGATTTTCAATAG